The following are encoded in a window of Sminthopsis crassicaudata isolate SCR6 chromosome 3, ASM4859323v1, whole genome shotgun sequence genomic DNA:
- the LOC141565023 gene encoding uncharacterized protein LOC141565023 isoform X1, whose protein sequence is MLGVPWGAGAASWVTGLFLVFLPSWESGGGQEGVGAQARPGTFLFLLEAPPLRHQLRPVSLQSLPSCCACAGSECGGGCETEVPEELCKKGRSCRHPAWAEEPQAPSSFPRPAGTGSKPGTREMALGSQSSPSQELVTFKDIMVDFTEEEWGLLDPSQKELYKEVMLESVQNLLSLDVENGFKVNEMNKKLGIFVEEHDLLRFLNGGSCDFSLKEMNDFIFKVDRYQKSDCEFYAIGKRFRWSSILNHCKKMTSGSDYLQGSEYKKCFTDEVDLLVPGNQWDIAVKCSSDLSGHQKSDNEEMLSISDKNEKAVGQNSNLLTHQEMHIGKEPNEHNVCEATSSYHSSLPYHLGMKRYGYDQCEKALGWNPALASPQKATFTGEMSHKCTKCGLAFYYGSFLLDHQRIHPREKPYLCLQCEKSSICNECGRTFTDLSSLAKHKKTHTGEKAFECNQCGKTFRRSSHLSRHQGIHTGEKPFKCNLCGKTFTQSSNLGLHQRKHTGEKPFKCNLCGKAFRFNYRLAEHQRIHTGEKPFKCNQCGKAFRCNSNLAAHQRIHTGEKPFKCNQCGKAFTQSSSLALHQRIHTGEKPFKCNQCGKAFTNSSSLALHQRIHTGEKPFKCNQCGKSFKQTAHLALHQRNHTGEKPFKCNQCGKAFIQSYNLALHQRNHTGEKPFKCNHCGKAFRFSSSLVKHQRIHTREKPFKCNHCGKTFIYNYKLAEHQRIHTGEKPFKCNHCGKAFRFSSSLVTHQGIHTREKPFTCNHCGKAFRFSSSLVTHQRIHTGEKPFKCNQCGKAFRSSSNLSTHQRIHTGEKPFKCNQCGKAFTQIANLAGHQKIHTGEKPYKCNQCGKAFKRNSHLAKHQRIHIGEKPFKM, encoded by the exons ATGCTGGGAGTCCCCTGGGGCGCAGGCGCTGCTTCCTGGGTCACTGGTTTATTTCTAGTCTTCCTACCGAGCTGGGAGAGTGGGGGAGGGCAGGAGGGCGTGGGTGCGCAGGCGCGGCCTGgcactttcctcttccttcttgagGCTCCTCCCCTTCGGCACCAGTTGCGGCCGGTCTCGTTGCAGAGTTTGCCGAGCTGTTGCGCGTGTGCAGGCTCCGAGTGTGGGGGCGGGTGTGAGACCGAGGTGCCGGAGGAGTTGTGCAAAAAGGGCAGGAGCT GTAGGCATCCAGCCTGGGCAGAGGAGCCTCAGGCCCCGTCCTCCTTCCCCAGGCCAGCTGGAACAGGATCCAAGCCCGGAACCAGAGAGATGGCCTTGGGCAGCCAGAGCTCCCCTTCCCAG GAGTTGGTGACATTCAAGGATATTATGGTGGACTTCACTGAGGAGGAGTGGGGACTCCTGGACCCTTCTCAGAAGGAGCTGTACAAGGAGGTCATGCTGGAGAGTGTCCAGAACCTGCTTTCCCTGG ATGTAGAAAATGGATTCAAAGTAAATGAGATGAATAAAAAGCTGGGAATTTTTGTGGAAGAACATGACCTGCTAAGATTCTTGAATGGTGGTTCCTGTGACTTCAGTTTGAAGGAAATGAATGACTTTATTTTCAAAGTAGATAGATACCAAAAGAGTGACTGTGAATTTTATGCAATTGGAAAGAGATTCAGATGGTCTTCTATCCTAAATCACTGTAAGAAAATGACCTCAGGAAGTGATTATCTTCAAGGTAGTGAATACAAGAAATGTTTCACTGATGAAGTAGACTTATTGGTTCCAGGTAATCAATGGGATATTGCTGTGAAATGCAGTTCAGATCTCAGTGGCCATCAGAAAAGTGATAATGAAGAAATGCTTTCCATaagtgataaaaatgaaaaggctgtTGGTCAGAACTCTAATCTCCTTACTCATCAGGAAATGCATATTGGAAAAGAACCCAATGAACATAATGTATGTGAAGCAACCTCATCCTATCACTCATCTCTTCCTTACCATCTTGGAATGAAAAGATATGGATATGATCAGTGTGAGAAAGCCTTAGGTTGGAATCCAGCTCTTGCTAGCCCTCAGAAGGCTACTTTTACTGGAGAGATGTCTCATAAATGTACTAAATGTGGGCTAGCTTTCTATTATGGATCATTCCTGCTTgaccatcagagaatccaccctAGAGAGAAGCCTTATTTATGTCTTCAGTGTGAAAAGTCATCCATATGCAATGAATGTGGACGAACTTTTACAGATCTCTCCAGTCTAGCAAAACATAAGAaaacccacactggagagaaggcttttgaatgtaatcagtgtggaaagacttttagacgCAGCTCCCATCTTTCTAGACATCAgggaatccacactggagagaaaccttttaaatgtaatttgtgtggaaagactttcacacaGAGTTCCAATCTTGGTTTACATCAGAGAAagcacactggagagaaaccttttaaatgtaatctgtgtggaaaggcttttagattCAATTACAGGCTtgcagaacatcagagaatccacactggagagaaaccttttaaatgtaatcaatgtggaaaggcttttagatgCAACTCAAATCTTgctgcacatcagagaatccacactggagagaaaccttttaaatgtaatcaatgtggaaaggctttcacacagaGTTCCAGTCTTGctttacatcagagaatccacactggagagaaaccttttaaatgtaatcagtgtggaaaggctttcacaaacAGTTCCAGTCTTGctttacatcagagaatccacacaggagagaaaccatttaagtgtaatcagtgtggaaagtcTTTCAAACAGACTGCCCATCTTGCTTTACATCAGAGAaatcatactggagagaaaccttttaaatgtaatcaatgtggaaaggctttcatacAGAGTTACAATCTTGCTTTACATCAGAGAaatcacactggagaaaaaccttttaaatgtaatcactgtggaaaggcttttagattCTCCTCCAGTCTTgttaaacatcagagaatccacactagagagaaaccttttaaatgtaatcactGTGGAAAGACATTCATATATAATTACAAGCTtgcagaacatcagagaatccacactggagagaaaccttttaaatgtaatcactgtggaaaggctttcagattCTCCTCCAGTCTTGTTACACATCAGGGAATCCACACTAGAGAGAAACCTTTTACATGTAATcactgtggaaaggctttcagattCTCCTCCAGTCTTGttacacatcagagaatccacactggagagaaacctttcaaatgtaatcaatgtgggaaGGCTTTCAGATCCTCCTCTAATCTTAGTACACATCAAAGAATtcacacaggagagaaaccttttaaatgtaatcagtgtggaaaggctttcacacagaTTGCCAATCTTGCTGgacatcagaaaatccacacaggagagaaaccttataaatgtaatcaatgtggaaaggcttttaaacGTAACTCCCATCTTgctaaacatcagagaatccacattggagagaaaccttttaaaatgtaa
- the LOC141565023 gene encoding uncharacterized protein LOC141565023 isoform X2 — MLGVPWGAGAASWVTGLFLVFLPSWESGGGQEGVGAQARPGTFLFLLEAPPLRHQLRPVSLQSLPSCCACAGSECGGGCETEVPEELCKKGRSCRHPAWAEEPQAPSSFPRPAGTGSKPGTREMALGSQSSPSQELVTFKDIMVDFTEEEWGLLDPSQKELYKEVMLESVQNLLSLETKTHSGEPQEAGRSREDKGLAAEA, encoded by the exons ATGCTGGGAGTCCCCTGGGGCGCAGGCGCTGCTTCCTGGGTCACTGGTTTATTTCTAGTCTTCCTACCGAGCTGGGAGAGTGGGGGAGGGCAGGAGGGCGTGGGTGCGCAGGCGCGGCCTGgcactttcctcttccttcttgagGCTCCTCCCCTTCGGCACCAGTTGCGGCCGGTCTCGTTGCAGAGTTTGCCGAGCTGTTGCGCGTGTGCAGGCTCCGAGTGTGGGGGCGGGTGTGAGACCGAGGTGCCGGAGGAGTTGTGCAAAAAGGGCAGGAGCT GTAGGCATCCAGCCTGGGCAGAGGAGCCTCAGGCCCCGTCCTCCTTCCCCAGGCCAGCTGGAACAGGATCCAAGCCCGGAACCAGAGAGATGGCCTTGGGCAGCCAGAGCTCCCCTTCCCAG GAGTTGGTGACATTCAAGGATATTATGGTGGACTTCACTGAGGAGGAGTGGGGACTCCTGGACCCTTCTCAGAAGGAGCTGTACAAGGAGGTCATGCTGGAGAGTGTCCAGAACCTGCTTTCCCTGG aaaccaagacacattcaggagaacctcaagaagctggcagaagcagagaagacaaaggactggcggCAGAAGCTTAA